In Bicyclus anynana chromosome 22, ilBicAnyn1.1, whole genome shotgun sequence, the following proteins share a genomic window:
- the LOC112055462 gene encoding trypsin, alkaline C-like, translating into MIVWKSTLSTTTRVNDVAILRTAVNIAFSASVQPAYIAGGAYRLSLNDQVVAIGWGATVASGPSSPDLRHVQVWVNDQQTCVERYDALNVTVADSMLCAGFLDVGIRGQCLGDNGGPLLHNGVVVGVHSWSRSCADPLFPDLNTRVSSYSRWIEATATADTINILKIEE; encoded by the exons ATGATTGTTTGGAAAAGCACGTTG AGTACCACCACGAGGGTCAATGACGTAGCGATCCTGCGCACTGCCGTCAATATAGCCTTCAGTGCAAGCGTACAACCTGCATACATCGCTGGCGGCGCGTATAGACTGAGCCTTAATGATCAAGTCGTGGCGATTGGCTGGGGTGCTACTGTT GCGTCAGGTCCATCCTCTCCAGACCTTCGCCACGTGCAGGTGTGGGTGAACGACCAGCAGACGTGCGTCGAGCGGTACGACGCGTTAAACGTAACAGTGGCGGACTCCATGTTGTGCGCCGGATTCCTTGACGTTGGCATTCGGGGACAGTGTTTA GGCGACAACGGCGGGCCTCTTCTGCATAACGGCGTGGTGGTGGGGGTCCACTCGTGGTCACGGAGTTGCGCGGACCCCCTGTTCCCCGACCTCAACACGAGGGTCTCCAGTTACTCTCGCTGGATAGAAGCAACTGCTACTGCAGATACAATTAATATACTAAAGATTGAAGAGTAG
- the LOC112055460 gene encoding uncharacterized protein LOC112055460 has translation MKPCYRYITCLNTVILVCAIVANKIPDMTDTNKTELRPLLISAGLGDIIFISAPIVNNTDIYYYLSNPNGDSTKLNINISRVIIDHYMGQSRNYAYLCNNMTVYYDGVMRTIMATTIKRKIINFNYENQCHDSYDYYKHNDFSIGPLGEDDHGNWVLSAYYENDDGDWNELFQVITIEIVEPLATYTAKVKLIPGQTFKPRFLYPINYLESCEINAPRTTFDRFYDRDTLHMDSCGFRIPNVTKNDQGHWNILGVGKIVYTGNVYLNIDDKDL, from the exons ATGAAGCCGTGTTATAGATATATCACCTGTTTAAATACCGTCATACTAGTGTGTGCGATAGTGGCCAATAAAATACCGGATATGACAG ATACAAACAAAACAGAACTGCGACCACTTCTCATATCAGCAGGACTGGGAGACATTATCTTTATATCTGCCCCGATTGTTAACAACACTGACATTTATTACTACCTCAGCAATCCGAACGGCGATAGCACAAAACTGAACATCAACATTAGCAGAGTTATAATCGATCATTATATGGGACAGTCACGAAATTACGCCTATCTATGCAATAATATGACAGTATATTACGATGGCGTTATGAGAACAATAATGGCCACGACAATAAAACgaaagataattaattttaattacgaaAATCAATGTCACGATTCTTAcgattattataaacataatgaTTTCTCTATCGGACCGCTTGGTGAAGACGATCATGGCAACTGGGTGCTAAGCGCGTATTATGAAAACGATGATGGAGATTGGAATGAATTGTTTCAAGTCATAACTATTGAAATAGTGG AACCACTGGCAACATACACAGCAAAGGTAAAACTAATACCCGGCCAAACATTCAAACCACGTTTCCTTTACCCGATAAATTATCTAGAAAGTTGCGAAATAAACGCCCCTCGGACAACATTTGACAGGTTTTACGATAGAGACACTCTACACATGGATTCCTGCGGGTTCAGGATACCAAATGTGACCAAAAACGATCAAGGACATTGGAATATATTAGGCGTTGGTAAGATAGTTTACACGGGGAATGTTTATTTGAACATAGATGATAAAGATTTATGA
- the LOC112055459 gene encoding another transcription unit protein — protein MAPKTVNASDDTDSGSDSDSGSSGSRSKSASPAPSGKEGSQSRSVSRSPQKSGSESPKSHKSGKSGRSGRSRKSSNASNASRSKSNSPAKSQRSGSAQSNKSGSSSAKSNASKSPRASKSRSRSRSGSGSARSRSGSPKSGQQSPKSRSQSPKSRSQSPKSRSQSPKSRSQSPKSRSQSPKSRSQSRSPSPKSQGAKSRSRSGSAKSRKTRSRSGSASSRSKSPARSKSPARQDAADSRSNSPNLMIDDGDAKEKSRSRSGSRHSKSRSRSKSKSKSRSRSRSKSSNASEGGEGEKKKRAVLSDSDSGGEGSKSGKRKKGSDSGSDTSSKPSKKKSKQIVDSDDENQEKADTVTADALFGDASDISTDNEAEKDKGSERSRSRSRSRSRSRSRSRGRSDDERRSGDEAKRSGDEQEAKKPEEEEEVEIPETRIDVDMPKIWTELGKELHFVKLPNFLSVETRPYDPNTYEDEIDEEETLDEEGRARLKLKVENTIRWRTAFDKEGNAIKESNARMVKWSDGSMSLHLGSEIFDVYKQPLLGDHNHLFVRQGTGLQGQAVFRTKLSFRPHSTDSFTHRKMTLSVADRSTKTSAIKILSQVGSDPDADRKYQLKKEEMELRASMRSRASTRPKRRAGAASGGRGAARHDDSEDEGGVSLAAIKNKYKAGQKASAGAAIYSSESEGSDVETHRARRLDRAKALKDSDDDGSDAGETTPRKSQSDSASASGSE, from the exons ATGGCACCAAAAACTGTGAATGCTTCGGATG ATACAGATTCAGGTTCCGACTCTGACAGTGGTTCTAGTGGCAGCCGCAGCAAAAGTGCCAGCCCTGCACCGTCTGGGAAAGAGGGCAGTCAGTCTAG GTCTGTCTCACGAAGCCCACAAAAATCAGGAAGTGAATCTCCTAAATCACACAAGTCTGGGAAATCTGGACGATCAGGACGCTCCAGGAAATCTTCCAATGCTTCAAATGCTTCCCGAAGCAAGTCTAACTCCCCAGCTAAATCTCAAAGATCTGGTTCTGCACAGAGTAATAAATCTGGATCATCCAGTGCAAAGTCCAATGCATCAAAATCACCCAGGGCTTCAAAATCTCGATCAAGATCAAGAAGCGGGTCTGGCAGTGCTAGATCACGTTCTGGTAGTCCAAAATCTGGGCAACAAAGTCCAAAATCACGTTCCCAATCTCCCAAATCAAGGTCCCAAAGCCCCAAATCTCGCTCACAGAGTCCTAAATCTCGATCACAAAGCCCTAAGTCCAGATCACAAAGTCCCAAATCTAGGTCTCAGTCTCGTTCACCCAGCCCAAAGTCTCAAGGAGCGAAAAGTCGATCACGTAGTGGTAGTGCTAAAAGTAGGAAGACCAGGTCAAGATCAGGGAGTGCATCATCAAGGTCCAAGAGTCCTGCAAGGTCCAAAAGTCCTGCAAGACAAGATGCTGCTGACAGTAGGTCTAATTCACCAAATCTTATGATTGATGATGGAGATGCTAAGGAAAAATCAAGATCAAG atcTGGTTCCAGACACTCAAAGTCTAGATCTAGGAGTAAATCAAAGTCCAAAAGTAGGTCAAGATCACGCTCAAAAAGTTCTAATGCTTCTGAAGGAGGTGAAG gagaaaagaaaaaaagggcCGTTCTGTCTGATTCAGACAGTGGTGGCGAGGGCTCAAAGAGTGGTAAACGTAAGAAGGGCTCAGACAGTGGTTCCGATACCAGCAGCAAGCCAAGTAAGAAGAAATCTAAACAAATTGTTGACTCAGATGATGAAAATCAAGAAAAGGCTGATACTG TAACGGCAGACGCATTGTTTGGTGACGCGTCCGACATAAGCACAGACAACGAAGCGGAGAAGGACAAAGGGTCAGAGAGATCGCGCTCTCGATCCAGATCGCGGTCGAGGTCCAGGAGTCGCAGCCGCGGGAGATCTGATGATGAGAGACGATCTGGTGATGAAGCGAAACGTAGCGGGGATGAG CAGGAGGCGAAAAAACCTGAAGAAGAGGAAGAAGTGGAAATCCCCGAGACCCGTATAGACGTGGACATGCCCAAGATATGGACAGAACTCGGCAAGGAGTTGCACTTTGTGAAGTTGCCCAATTTCTTGTCAGTGGAGACGAGGCCTTATGATCCCAACACATATGAGGACGAGATTGATGAAGAGGAAACTTTGGACGAAGAGGGTAGAGCTAG gtTGAAATTAAAAGTGGAGAACACAATCCGCTGGCGCACGGCGTTCGACAAGGAGGGCAACGCCATCAAGGAGTCCAACGCGCGCATGGTCAAGTGGTCCGACGGCAGCATGTCCCTGCACCTCGGCTCCGAGATATTCGACGTTTACAAACAGCCGTTGCTT GGCGACCACAACCACCTGTTCGTCCGCCAAGGCACAGGTCTGCAAGGCCAGGCCGTGTTCCGCACAAAGCTCTCCTTCAGGCCACACTCCACAGACTCCTTCACTCACAGGAAGATGACATTGTCTGTGGCCGACCGCTCCACCAAGACGTCTGCCATCAAGATACTGTCGCAGGTCGGCAGCGACCCGGACGCTGACAGGAAGTACCAGTTGAAG AAAGAGGAGATGGAGCTCAGGGCTTCCATGCGGTCGCGCGCGTCGACGCGACCCAAGCGGCGCGCCGGGGCCGCCAGCGGAGGCCGGGGCGCCGCCAGACACGACGACTCGGAGGACGAGGGCGGAGTCTCCCTCGCCGCTATCAAGAACAAGTATAAGGCCGGACAGAAGG CGAGCGCCGGCGCCGCCATCTACTCGTCGGAGTCGGAGGGCTCGGACGTGGAGACGCACCGCGCGCGCCGCCTCGACCGCGCCAAGGCGCTCAAGGACTCCGACGACGACGGCAGCGACGCCGGCGAGACCACGCCGCGCAAGAGCCAGAGCGACTCCGCCTCCGCCAGCGGCAGTGAGTAG